CCTTTCAGAGAAGTATTGAGCAGTCGTACGCTGTCATCTCGATAGAGGACAACGGCATCGGTATTCCGGAATCGGAAATAGGAACACTCTCCATGCCTTTTCAGAAGATCCACTGTCCCCTCGAAGGTGATTCGGGACGGCCAGGCATCGGACTCTCTGTAGCCCAGAACATCGTAGCAGGTCACGGAGGGATGATACTCTGTAGAAGTGAAGTAGGAAAGGGTAGTACCTTTTCAGTCTGGATTCCTCTCGATTGACCCGATCCAGGAATCCTGAGACAGACGGATCATTGACCGCCCGCAATGGCTTTTTTCTTGCAGCACATTTCCATTGAATGATATCGCTGACCGCGCAGGAGGTCCCACCCTGCCGGAAATTGAAGGAACGGTTTTGCCGCGCGAGACCATTCTTCGCGTAAGTCGTTATTATAATAGAGGTTTCGTGCGTGTTCATGAAAGAAGGTCGGAGATGGTCGACGAGCCGAAAGGGAACCTCGTCTTCAGCGCTCTGCGTGGTGGAAAATATTTTCTTCTTTCGACGGTAATTCTTGCCCTGGCTGTGTCTGCTGTGATCCTTGTATTCACCGGAAGAAGGTATACATCGACCGCATCTGTCCTGCCATCGCCGGGTGGAAGACTGGACCTGGGAATGTCCGGGGGTGGATTTGCCGATATTGGAATGGTAATGGGGACAGGGGACGCCGGCCCCCAGATGTCCCTTTATCCGGATATACTCAAGAGCAGGAAGGTCGGTATCGATATCCTTCGTCGGCGTTATTCTTTCAGAGAAGGGGACCAGCTGGTGACCCGGACTCTACTCGACCATCTGGGTGCTGGCAGCGAGAAGGCGGGGTTGATCAAGTTGTCCTCAAGGGTGAGCAGCTTTTGGATAGACAGGAAGTCCAGAGCCCTTGTACTCAGCGTGACCACCGACAATCCCCGGCTCAGCGCGCTTGTCGTAAACGCGTATCTGGAGAGACTTGAGAGATTCAACCGTGAGGAGAGACGTTCGTCGGCAAGGGACACTCACGGTTTTGTCCGGGAGAAGTTCGATGAATGCACAGAGAAGTTGCAATCAGCGGAAGAGGAACTTGGGAGATTCATAGGGGATAACAGAGACTTCGCCATTGCATCAGACCCGATGGTCCTCATGCGGCTTCGCAGGTTCCAGAGGGAGGTAGAGATCGGTCGGGCGCTTCGTCTCGTTCTGGGAAAACAGATGCGTAAGGTATCGCTTGAAGTAGAACGTGACACGCCGATACTCAATGTCCTCGACTATGGTGTTGTTCCGGGAAAACCATCATGGCCCGTGCCGCATATGTTTATCATCTCAATGACTATGGGGGTGACGATGGCGGCGCTGGTCCTGCTTGTCGTCAGAGAGTCGTTCGGGCGGTGGAGAATGGGCAGGGACAGGGATATCGTAGAGGAACTGATCTGTGAGCTCAGAAGCGATCTGGCAAGAGTCCCCCTGGTAGGACACACTGTTGGAAAATGATGGAGTTGAACTCAGGGGATCTCGAATTCCCGCGTGACTGGAATCATTGATGAACGATCAGTATTGCCATGTTTTCGAACCGGATAAAAGGCGGCAGAGGATAGTTTGCGCCTTCTTGTTCATTGTGGCGGTAGCAGCTGCCGCTATGCTTCATCGGTTCGATCCGAGGATCTCGTTTCTGCTGCCGGCAGCGCTGATCCTCTCACTGCTATTAAAAAATCAATCATACATGGTGTTTATTCTTGTGGTATTCGCCTTCATGCGACTCGACGCGTGGATATCTTCGGTATTTTCCCTTCCATTCGGCAAGATCATGTTCCTGCTGTCCCTGTCGGCGCTTGCCTCGTCATTTCTGTTTGCGCGATCAAGACCGAACAGGCCGACATTTCCCCTGCTGGCCTGGTTCATTTTCATCTTATTCAGTTTTGCCATAGGGGGCATAGAGGCTTCGGGCGAGGGAGTGTTTCTCTGGATCTCCGATACGGCCTATGCGGCGACCTTCTTTCTTGTCATCTACTTTCTGGTCAATTCACGTGAGCGCCTGGAGAAGATCATATACCTTATAGCTTTTATAGGAGTAGTCACCACTGCGATAAATATTGCCGAATTCATTGATCCGGCCGGGCTTGGACTTTCGCATTCTTCAGGAAGGGCGGCTGGGTTGTTGAAGAACGCGAACACTTCCGCCTTTATCGTCAATCTATCGATGGTAGCGTCGATCTATAGCCTGCGGGTCGTCCAGCGGGGATGGAAAGTACCACTTACCGTTCTTCTTCAGGTGATCCTGTTTTTTGGAGTATTTACGACCTTCTCCAGGGAAGGACTTCTGCTGTATGTGCTGATCTTTATTTCACAGTTCTTTCTCATCCGGCAGAGAAGCCGGAAGATGCTGGTCGCGGTCCTTGCCTGCACGATCCTTGTCTTCGGCCTGATACGGGTAGTGGCGTACATCAGGGATGGCGCCGACAGCGATGTGCGGTACTCGTACCGGAAGATCTCGACTCTGGTGAATGGAGACATAGACGATAACGACAGATACGATCTGCTGACATACCATCTGAGCAGGTTTGCAGCGAAGCCACTTACCGGGCATGGTCTTTACAGCGCTCTCTCTTACTCGATACCGCGGCAGGGCCTGTCGATCAACGAAGTGCCCAACGGGCCCCACAACACCTTTGTCATGATCCTTTCGGAGACGGGGATAGTCCCGTTGGTCCTGTATCTTGTTTTTCTTGCAGCTCTCGGGTGGAATATTGTCTTCAACGGAGGAGTTCCAGGAAATAACAGAGACCGGGCCATGCGGCAATGCCTGCTTATGTTGTTCATCTCGTTCCTGATACATCACGGATTTTCACACATGATGCTTCTTTCGAGGTATCCGATGGTGCTGATCGCGCTGTTCGCGCTGCCGGCAGAAGTTTTTTCATCCGGGGACCGTCTGGTCGAAGAGAAGATGTCCTGAGAATATCAGCCGGAAATGAATGAACGGATGAAGGCGCCAGGGGAGACCTCGGTCACTACAGGGACAGATATTCCGATGAATATCGATAGGATCCCTCCGGCCAGGGCTATCAGTTTTCTCGGGGGGCCACTTTTTATAAGGGGAAGTTCCGGGTCGTCGAGAATGTGCAGGACAGCAGTATCCTTCTTCTTTTCAATATCAGCGAGTTCTTTCTGCTTAAGAAGGTCGATGTAGATCTCCTGTTTCATTTCCAGGTTGCTTATCAGCCGCTGGTGTTCGAGAAGGATGCCAGGGTCAGTCGAAGTCGTGAAATTCCTGTTTTTCTTCTCAAATCCGGTGAGGCGGTTTTCGCTGTCGTGGAGTTCACCCGCGGTGAAATCGAGTTCGTCTTCGATGAACTCAAGGTCTGCCGATGTCCGCGATCGGTGCCTCTCCCGATTGAATTCCCGGAGAAGGTTCACATATTTTTTTGCGATAGCGAAAGATAGGGCCGGGTCTCTGGATGTCACTCTGAGCCTGATGATGCCAGTCTTCTCGTCAGAAAGGATAGCAGTCATCCTTTCGAGTGATCTGAGCCCTTCATCTTTATCCTCTACGCCGAGTAGACTCAAGACGGTAGTCATTCCATCCCCTGTATCGATCTGTGAGATCAGAAGCCTGTCCCTCAGGGTCTTGCTCGACAGGATGACCGGGAAGAAGACAGAACTGTTCGGCGAGACGTCCATGTCGATGTTGAAGTTCATCAGGTTGAGCGCGCTGCTCAATTTGCCCATACGGCTCGTCTGGCCGGAAGGCAGGATCACTGCTTCAGATGTCCAGGATTTCGGCAGGATAAATGCGGTCGTCAGCGACAGGAGCGCCCCGACTGTTATTATGGAAAGGGCAAAACGTCTTCTGCGTACAACCGCTCCCGCTAGGATCGTGAATGAAATTATATCCTGGCCCATTGTCTCTGGTACCTTTCTGAACTGAATCTCCTTCTTTTCATCCATGTGTCTTTCAAGTTCTGTTCCATTCAACAGGTATTTATTGCCTGTCCGGCACGCCTGTAACGTGATGTTGTGATATAAGATAAGTGGCTCCGAATTCGGAGTGCGGGTGTCGGGTCCTCATGCAGCTGACTGACAGGGAAAT
The DNA window shown above is from Candidatus Latescibacterota bacterium and carries:
- a CDS encoding O-antigen ligase family protein; translation: MNDQYCHVFEPDKRRQRIVCAFLFIVAVAAAAMLHRFDPRISFLLPAALILSLLLKNQSYMVFILVVFAFMRLDAWISSVFSLPFGKIMFLLSLSALASSFLFARSRPNRPTFPLLAWFIFILFSFAIGGIEASGEGVFLWISDTAYAATFFLVIYFLVNSRERLEKIIYLIAFIGVVTTAINIAEFIDPAGLGLSHSSGRAAGLLKNANTSAFIVNLSMVASIYSLRVVQRGWKVPLTVLLQVILFFGVFTTFSREGLLLYVLIFISQFFLIRQRSRKMLVAVLACTILVFGLIRVVAYIRDGADSDVRYSYRKISTLVNGDIDDNDRYDLLTYHLSRFAAKPLTGHGLYSALSYSIPRQGLSINEVPNGPHNTFVMILSETGIVPLVLYLVFLAALGWNIVFNGGVPGNNRDRAMRQCLLMLFISFLIHHGFSHMMLLSRYPMVLIALFALPAEVFSSGDRLVEEKMS